The following proteins are co-located in the Fibrobacter sp. UWB15 genome:
- a CDS encoding FISUMP domain-containing protein: MKYFKSILSASVALFASLLSACSDNGSSAEYVFDASVVCPAEGTNAYGDSNRGTFTDARDGHVYKYTTIGNRVWMAENLNYDDGAGGSSCAVKDDCSSKGRFYGLAKSLGVCPEGWHLPSNDEWFELFNNVGGVDSAGLRLKATAGWTPLNPGQLSNGTDDCGFTLLPTPTVVVSSKGYGSNVYDGYETQLWATDVALIEALLNGRSLREDDTMTGVLFETQNLGVRTSRYYGAAIRCIRD; encoded by the coding sequence ATGAAATATTTCAAAAGCATTTTATCTGCTAGCGTAGCGTTGTTTGCATCGTTGCTTTCGGCTTGTTCCGACAATGGATCTTCTGCTGAATATGTATTTGACGCTTCTGTTGTTTGTCCTGCTGAAGGGACGAATGCTTATGGCGATTCAAATCGTGGAACATTCACGGACGCCCGGGATGGACATGTGTACAAGTACACGACTATCGGGAATCGGGTGTGGATGGCGGAGAACTTGAATTACGACGATGGCGCAGGTGGTTCGAGTTGCGCGGTAAAAGATGATTGTTCTTCAAAGGGACGTTTTTACGGGTTGGCGAAATCGCTTGGTGTTTGTCCGGAAGGATGGCATTTGCCTAGCAATGACGAATGGTTCGAACTTTTTAATAATGTAGGGGGAGTGGACAGCGCCGGGCTTCGCCTTAAGGCAACTGCCGGATGGACGCCTTTGAACCCTGGACAACTTTCTAACGGAACTGACGATTGTGGCTTTACTTTGTTGCCTACACCGACTGTAGTTGTGTCTAGTAAAGGCTACGGTAGCAATGTGTATGATGGCTATGAAACTCAGTTGTGGGCGACTGATGTTGCACTTATCGAAGCACTCCTTAATGGTCGTTCACTTCGCGAAGATGATACAATGACCGGAGTGCTTTTTGAAACGCAAAATTTGGGTGTGCGGACATCTAGATATTATGGAGCGGCAATCCGCTGCATAAGGGATTGA
- the eno gene encoding phosphopyruvate hydratase produces MAKIAKVWARQILDSRGNPSLEVDVTLDNGIVGHAAVPSGASTGEREACELRDGDKKTYCGKGTLTAVKNVNTKIAKKIIGMDPSKQTEVDDAMIALDGNRMLKNKLGANAILGVSMAVCVAAAKDAGLPLYQYIAKLHGTKKLTLPCPMCNVINGGAHSSAPIDFQEFMIAPVGAKTFSKGLQMVTEIFHALKAVLKKAGFDTTVGDEGGFAPGVSIKPAKNKFGYEITGVMTLEKALDALKAATTNAGYKFGTDIKIALDVASSEFCDKNTKAGKPETYTFKKSTKKTVKSADMVKLYEKLIDKYSIFSIEDGLDEADWAGWKVMTDKLGGKINLVGDDLFVTNPTIFDEGIKAGIANAILIKVNQVGSVSETLAAIKRAQNEGYAPIVSHRSGETEDTFIADLAVGTAAGQIKTGSLSRTDRVCKYNRLLRIEEELGKAAVYAGDPRKACKAPAKACKKCGCKKAK; encoded by the coding sequence ATGGCTAAAATCGCTAAAGTTTGGGCTCGTCAGATCCTGGATTCCCGTGGCAATCCGTCTCTCGAAGTCGATGTTACTCTTGACAACGGTATCGTTGGTCACGCTGCTGTTCCGAGTGGCGCTTCCACCGGCGAACGCGAAGCTTGCGAACTCCGCGACGGCGACAAGAAGACTTACTGCGGTAAGGGCACTCTCACTGCTGTGAAGAATGTGAACACCAAGATTGCTAAGAAGATCATCGGCATGGATCCGTCCAAGCAGACTGAAGTTGACGACGCCATGATCGCTCTCGACGGCAACCGCATGCTCAAGAACAAGCTCGGTGCAAACGCCATCCTCGGCGTTTCCATGGCTGTTTGCGTTGCTGCCGCTAAGGACGCTGGCCTTCCGCTTTACCAGTACATCGCCAAGCTCCATGGCACCAAGAAGCTCACGCTCCCCTGCCCGATGTGCAACGTGATCAACGGCGGTGCTCACTCCTCCGCTCCTATTGACTTCCAGGAATTCATGATCGCTCCGGTTGGCGCCAAGACTTTCTCCAAGGGCCTCCAGATGGTCACCGAAATCTTCCACGCCCTCAAGGCTGTGCTGAAGAAGGCCGGCTTCGACACCACCGTTGGTGACGAAGGTGGCTTCGCTCCTGGCGTTTCTATCAAGCCGGCTAAGAACAAGTTCGGTTACGAAATCACTGGCGTGATGACCCTCGAAAAGGCTCTCGACGCTTTGAAGGCTGCAACCACCAATGCCGGTTACAAGTTCGGCACTGACATCAAGATCGCTCTTGACGTTGCTTCTTCTGAATTCTGCGACAAGAACACCAAGGCTGGCAAGCCGGAAACCTACACCTTCAAGAAGAGCACCAAGAAGACTGTCAAGTCTGCCGACATGGTGAAGCTCTACGAAAAGCTCATCGACAAGTACTCCATCTTCTCCATTGAAGACGGTCTCGACGAAGCTGACTGGGCTGGCTGGAAGGTCATGACCGACAAGCTCGGCGGCAAGATCAACCTCGTGGGTGACGACCTGTTCGTTACCAACCCGACCATCTTCGACGAAGGCATCAAGGCTGGCATCGCCAACGCCATCCTCATCAAGGTGAACCAGGTGGGTTCTGTGTCCGAAACTCTCGCTGCTATCAAGCGCGCTCAGAACGAAGGCTATGCTCCGATCGTTTCTCACCGCTCTGGCGAAACCGAAGACACCTTCATCGCTGACCTCGCCGTCGGTACCGCTGCTGGCCAGATCAAGACTGGTTCCCTCTCTCGTACGGACCGCGTTTGCAAGTACAACCGCTTGCTCCGCATCGAAGAAGAACTCGGCAAGGCTGCCGTGTACGCCGGTGATCCGCGCAAGGCTTGCA
- the rpsG gene encoding 30S ribosomal protein S7 gives MSRRRKALHRSILPDPRYKSTLVTELVGVVLKQGKKTIAEQIVYTALENLGQKLEGPESPLEKFELCLENIKPRLEVKSRRIGGANYQVPMEVAPDRAKALALRWLLDAARNRNEANMADRLAAELVAAKNGEGNAVRKKNDTHKMAEANKAFAHFRF, from the coding sequence ATGTCTAGAAGAAGAAAGGCTCTCCATCGCTCCATCCTCCCGGATCCGCGTTACAAGTCCACGCTCGTTACCGAACTCGTCGGTGTCGTGCTGAAGCAGGGCAAGAAGACCATCGCTGAACAGATCGTCTATACCGCTCTCGAAAACCTCGGCCAGAAGCTCGAAGGTCCGGAATCTCCGCTCGAAAAGTTCGAACTCTGCCTCGAAAACATCAAGCCGCGTCTCGAAGTGAAGTCCCGCCGTATCGGTGGTGCCAACTACCAGGTTCCTATGGAAGTTGCACCGGACCGCGCCAAGGCCCTCGCTCTCCGTTGGTTGCTCGACGCTGCCCGTAACCGCAACGAAGCCAACATGGCTGACCGCCTTGCTGCAGAACTCGTTGCCGCCAAGAACGGTGAAGGCAACGCTGTCCGCAAGAAGAACGACACGCACAAGATGGCCGAAGCCAACAAGGCTTTCGCCCACTTCCGTTTCTAA
- the rpsL gene encoding 30S ribosomal protein S12, translated as MPTIQQLVRNGREQISNKTASVALKSCPQKRGVCTRVYTSTPKKPNSALRKIARVRLSNKMEVTAYIPGEGHNLQEHSIVLIRGGRVKDVPGVRYHIIRGTLDTQAVNGRQNGRSKYGVKKKGAAPAKK; from the coding sequence GTGCCAACTATTCAACAGCTCGTCCGCAACGGACGTGAACAGATCAGCAACAAGACCGCTTCCGTGGCCTTGAAGTCCTGCCCCCAGAAGCGCGGTGTTTGCACCCGCGTGTACACCAGCACCCCGAAGAAGCCGAACTCTGCTCTTCGTAAGATCGCCCGTGTGCGTCTTTCCAACAAGATGGAAGTGACCGCATACATTCCTGGTGAAGGCCACAACCTCCAGGAACACTCCATCGTGCTCATCCGCGGTGGTCGTGTGAAGGACGTCCCCGGTGTTCGTTACCACATCATCCGTGGTACTTTGGATACCCAGGCTGTGAACGGTCGTCAGAACGGCCGCTCCAAGTACGGTGTTAAGAAGAAAGGTGCCGCTCCGGCCAAGAAGTAA
- a CDS encoding glycoside hydrolase family 26 protein, with protein MNKKLFLSMCVAPVAAMAFQVGAWVGGPGQYPQPTQQNVQAFQDLQGTHLDLISYFALFDINDWNATEEYANVAKNNGSTLVVTWMANGYNAQDLVNGKADTYIRDYAKGVKNYGEEIWLRPLHEANGDWYDWGVGKEGAGNTDANVAEAFRHIVKIFREENVENVKWVWTTNASNAGKGSTLTGNYPGDEYVDYISIDGYNWGKCQSWSSWQTFTQVFKKAYNALANIDKPLFIAEISSSELGGNKAEWITDMFEHFATDFSRVFAVMWFSQSKEANEGDWALNTSQAAVDAWKAGIAKMKAAEPDSGNTAIKPTERAAGNSFRLQDGKLYMQTDKALKASVVQFDYQGRILWQSAVQHFAPGVHAIDAPNTHMQGVYRLHIQK; from the coding sequence ATGAACAAGAAATTATTCCTCTCTATGTGTGTCGCACCTGTCGCGGCCATGGCATTCCAGGTCGGCGCATGGGTCGGTGGCCCGGGTCAGTATCCGCAGCCCACGCAGCAAAATGTGCAGGCATTCCAGGATTTGCAGGGCACGCACCTCGACCTGATCAGCTACTTTGCACTTTTCGACATCAACGACTGGAACGCAACCGAAGAATACGCCAACGTCGCCAAGAACAACGGCTCCACGCTGGTGGTTACCTGGATGGCGAACGGCTACAACGCCCAAGACCTGGTGAACGGCAAGGCAGACACCTATATTCGCGACTACGCGAAAGGCGTAAAAAACTATGGTGAAGAAATCTGGCTCAGGCCTCTCCACGAAGCAAACGGCGACTGGTACGACTGGGGCGTGGGTAAAGAAGGTGCCGGCAACACCGACGCAAACGTGGCCGAAGCATTCCGCCACATCGTAAAAATCTTCCGCGAAGAAAATGTCGAAAACGTCAAGTGGGTCTGGACCACCAACGCCTCGAACGCAGGAAAGGGCTCCACGCTTACCGGCAACTACCCCGGCGACGAATACGTCGACTACATCTCCATCGACGGCTACAACTGGGGCAAATGCCAGAGCTGGTCCAGCTGGCAGACTTTCACGCAGGTATTCAAGAAGGCGTACAACGCGCTCGCGAACATCGACAAGCCACTCTTCATCGCCGAAATCTCCAGTTCCGAACTGGGCGGCAACAAGGCCGAATGGATTACCGACATGTTCGAGCACTTCGCCACCGACTTCTCCCGCGTATTTGCGGTGATGTGGTTCAGCCAGAGCAAGGAAGCCAACGAAGGCGACTGGGCGCTCAACACTTCGCAGGCCGCCGTTGACGCCTGGAAGGCCGGCATCGCCAAGATGAAAGCCGCAGAACCCGACAGCGGCAACACGGCTATCAAGCCTACCGAGAGGGCCGCCGGCAACTCCTTTCGCCTGCAAGACGGCAAACTCTACATGCAAACCGACAAAGCATTAAAGGCAAGCGTCGTGCAATTCGACTACCAGGGCCGCATTTTGTGGCAGAGCGCCGTACAGCACTTTGCCCCGGGAGTACACGCTATCGACGCACCCAACACCCACATGCAAGGCGTATACAGGCTCCACATACAGAAATAA
- a CDS encoding glycosyl hydrolase family 8, with protein sequence MKKHLKSFAGILASAACLGAFATTTSMAAETYAGTFFDENGAYYGPDCDKEKNYSGAYYTGNYESPFKTILGKTDAEIQEKMDALWNHYFKGDDNSKVYYDRGSEAYIKDINNNDVRSEGMSYGMMIAVQTGHKEEFDKLWNWAKNHMWHKSGGWDGYFAWQRNDSGTGGDDNCAPDGEMYFMMSLLFAANRWNDSKYMEDAQYILKKMWDNGQHSLFNPQHYVITFQPQGNENNFSDPSYDLPAYVDLFARWSTSNQDKWSKAAKATRDHLYKSSNTKSGLFSDYNNFDGTPHGVSYNGNAEKYMYDAMRCAMNFGMDYYLFGVDSARQEEMARRIIDFFEKDGYKHARFNWDGSNPQEQYTQGEAGANAVAAMALINDSKYDAAVKKNLELAWDTKFMTGQYRYYDGLVHYLAMLHLSGTFKIWKPKPTVESEEKTINETEINGVTYNDGDKIDYFEGCKLYKATIKAPAQTGPGNDSTVTNPDSTIAIRTTVALNNNVRVWSTNSAIVIENAPAGTKYTVTDLNGRVLSASKIATSTQEVRLAKTGPMLVIVGNKAYKIVK encoded by the coding sequence ATGAAAAAACACCTGAAATCCTTTGCCGGCATTTTGGCATCTGCCGCATGCCTTGGCGCATTCGCGACCACCACATCGATGGCTGCAGAAACCTACGCGGGAACCTTCTTTGACGAAAATGGAGCCTATTACGGTCCGGATTGCGACAAGGAAAAAAACTATTCCGGTGCTTATTACACGGGTAATTATGAGAGCCCGTTCAAGACAATCTTGGGTAAGACCGATGCAGAAATTCAGGAAAAGATGGATGCCCTCTGGAATCACTACTTTAAGGGTGATGATAATTCCAAGGTCTATTATGACAGGGGTAGCGAAGCCTACATCAAGGATATCAACAACAACGACGTCCGCTCCGAAGGCATGTCTTACGGCATGATGATTGCCGTGCAGACGGGTCACAAAGAAGAATTCGACAAGCTCTGGAACTGGGCGAAGAACCACATGTGGCACAAAAGTGGCGGCTGGGACGGCTACTTTGCATGGCAGCGTAACGACAGCGGTACTGGTGGCGATGACAACTGCGCACCTGATGGCGAAATGTACTTTATGATGTCTTTGCTTTTCGCAGCCAACCGCTGGAACGACAGCAAGTACATGGAAGACGCCCAGTACATCTTGAAAAAGATGTGGGACAACGGCCAGCATAGCCTTTTCAACCCGCAACACTATGTGATTACGTTCCAGCCGCAGGGCAACGAAAACAACTTCTCTGACCCGTCTTACGACTTGCCGGCATACGTCGATCTTTTCGCCCGCTGGTCCACCTCCAATCAGGACAAGTGGTCTAAGGCCGCGAAGGCTACGCGTGATCATTTGTACAAGTCCTCTAACACGAAGTCCGGCTTGTTCAGCGACTATAACAACTTTGACGGAACCCCGCACGGCGTAAGCTACAATGGTAACGCCGAAAAGTACATGTACGACGCCATGCGCTGCGCTATGAACTTCGGTATGGACTACTACCTGTTCGGTGTGGATTCTGCTCGTCAAGAAGAAATGGCCCGCCGCATTATCGATTTCTTTGAAAAGGATGGCTACAAGCACGCCCGCTTCAACTGGGATGGCTCTAATCCGCAGGAACAGTATACGCAGGGCGAAGCCGGTGCAAATGCAGTTGCAGCCATGGCTTTGATTAATGATTCCAAGTACGATGCCGCCGTCAAGAAAAACTTGGAGTTGGCATGGGATACGAAGTTCATGACCGGTCAGTACCGCTACTACGATGGCCTGGTGCATTACCTTGCCATGCTCCACTTGAGCGGCACCTTCAAGATTTGGAAGCCGAAGCCGACTGTCGAATCTGAAGAAAAGACCATCAACGAAACTGAAATCAACGGCGTGACCTATAATGACGGCGACAAGATCGATTACTTCGAAGGTTGCAAGCTCTACAAGGCGACTATTAAGGCTCCCGCCCAGACTGGCCCGGGTAATGATTCTACTGTTACCAACCCGGATTCTACGATTGCAATTCGTACAACCGTTGCCTTGAACAATAATGTTCGCGTGTGGTCCACCAACAGCGCAATCGTTATTGAAAACGCACCGGCAGGCACCAAGTATACGGTCACTGACCTCAACGGTCGCGTGCTCTCGGCATCGAAGATTGCAACTTCGACCCAGGAAGTCCGCCTCGCCAAAACGGGCCCGATGCTTGTCATTGTCGGCAACAAGGCATACAAGATTGTGAAATAG
- a CDS encoding FISUMP domain-containing protein has product MNYQTKFWSALFSVALFSACDDSSSALNEPVDTFDAAVVCPADGMNAYGEPNRGTFTDARDGQVYKYTTIGNQVWMSENLKFDAPYSLCYDKIEGFCDTFGRFYSLHVNGELFDLFDQELLDTICPTGWHVPSTDEWTLLSITMGEGAEAMSRLKSPDDFGTFYTPGTDDCGYNALPAGYWLMNGNVSGEYSSCVYWTSTAANVNTSYLVAFNGKGISFGVNEPKMSIRCVRN; this is encoded by the coding sequence ATGAATTACCAAACGAAATTTTGGAGCGCTCTTTTTTCAGTCGCACTGTTTTCCGCCTGCGACGACAGTTCCTCCGCTCTGAATGAGCCCGTTGACACCTTCGATGCGGCGGTGGTTTGCCCGGCAGATGGTATGAACGCTTACGGAGAACCGAACCGTGGTACCTTTACCGATGCCCGCGATGGCCAGGTTTATAAGTACACGACTATCGGCAACCAAGTATGGATGTCCGAGAACCTGAAGTTTGATGCGCCTTATAGTTTGTGCTATGACAAAATTGAAGGGTTCTGCGACACATTTGGAAGATTTTATTCGTTGCATGTAAATGGTGAACTTTTTGATTTATTTGATCAAGAACTGCTAGATACAATCTGCCCTACAGGTTGGCATGTACCTTCTACAGATGAGTGGACATTATTGTCAATTACTATGGGTGAGGGAGCAGAAGCTATGTCTAGATTAAAAAGTCCCGATGACTTTGGAACATTTTATACGCCGGGTACAGATGATTGTGGATATAATGCTTTGCCCGCCGGGTATTGGCTAATGAATGGAAATGTTTCTGGAGAATACTCCTCATGCGTTTATTGGACTTCTACGGCCGCAAATGTGAATACTTCTTATTTGGTTGCGTTCAATGGGAAAGGAATCTCCTTTGGAGTAAATGAACCTAAAATGTCCATTCGTTGTGTAAGAAATTAA
- a CDS encoding FISUMP domain-containing protein — MKRQINISLICALFSVALFSACDDGSSAPEEPVDTFDAAVVCPVDGMNAYGEPNRGTFTDARDGQVYKYTTIGNQVWMAENLKFDAPYSLCYGKIEGFCDTFGRFYSLHVNGEYFDLFDQELLDTICPAGWHVPSVEEWNKLADSMGGADNAGHRLMSSLDFGERYKPGSDDCEFNSLPAGYWLKDGNLYFEYSGSTYWSSTAKDLGSSYSCGLTSKEFGCDLNQPKMSIRCLKD; from the coding sequence ATGAAAAGGCAAATTAACATCTCGCTCATTTGCGCACTTTTTTCAGTCGCACTGTTTTCTGCCTGTGACGATGGTTCCTCCGCACCCGAGGAGCCCGTTGACACCTTCGATGCAGCAGTGGTTTGCCCGGTAGATGGTATGAACGCCTACGGAGAACCGAACCGTGGTACCTTTACCGATGCCCGCGATGGTCAGGTTTATAAGTACACAACTATCGGAAACCAGGTATGGATGGCGGAAAACCTGAAATTCGATGCGCCTTACAGTTTGTGCTATGGGAAAATTGAAGGATTTTGTGATACATTTGGAAGATTCTATTCGTTGCATGTAAATGGCGAATATTTTGATTTATTCGATCAAGAACTACTAGATACAATCTGCCCTGCAGGTTGGCACGTACCTTCTGTTGAGGAATGGAATAAACTGGCAGACAGTATGGGAGGAGCTGATAACGCTGGACATAGATTAATGAGTTCTCTTGATTTTGGAGAACGTTATAAACCCGGTTCTGACGACTGTGAATTCAACTCGTTACCTGCAGGATATTGGCTTAAGGACGGGAATCTTTATTTTGAATACTCGGGTTCAACTTATTGGTCATCTACAGCTAAAGACTTGGGATCTTCTTATAGCTGCGGGCTTACTAGTAAAGAATTTGGCTGTGACCTAAATCAGCCTAAAATGTCCATTCGTTGCTTAAAAGATTAA
- a CDS encoding GntR family transcriptional regulator, translating to MTVDEFCKWIESSGFKDGARLPSVRKVAASLHASTFTVFQAYKRLVEQGKIYGEHGNGYFWGQKPEIVVDASEHETERLERLLLEDWKSGKISVDSTLPSIKDLCLVYRTTSGSMSRTLEMLRERGVLDRKGRGRYYFKNTRSSAANLKEILLIMRCNPNGDFNGLGERELTFMQKVYAEARRNKLKVKALGYYEKEGLFLDAAGNRVRLEDCGEYFGAVVSTMLVFNISKLFALLACTRFPISVWWEHPLYDIPRALKKEKRYAFFNLAFGDFPGRAVGHFLKEKGMERVAFISPYHMSMWSRDRLKGLKEVGLEVIEATDASHASHFDFMQEKGAHELFNRILLKLVKEIPPVDAWVVSNDRVGVELLSLVEQGKLKRPPYMVSFDNSNDSYRNRLDSFEFSLDALAEQSVFHLISPGVTLYKKDDFRELSGHVVEK from the coding sequence ATGACTGTCGATGAATTTTGCAAGTGGATAGAATCGTCTGGATTCAAGGACGGCGCAAGGCTTCCATCTGTGCGCAAGGTGGCTGCGTCATTGCATGCCTCGACCTTTACGGTTTTCCAGGCGTACAAGCGCTTGGTGGAACAAGGGAAAATTTACGGAGAGCACGGTAATGGTTACTTTTGGGGCCAAAAGCCCGAAATCGTGGTAGACGCAAGCGAGCACGAGACGGAACGCCTGGAACGCCTGCTTTTAGAAGACTGGAAATCCGGCAAGATTTCGGTAGACAGTACGCTGCCGTCGATCAAGGACTTGTGCTTAGTTTACAGGACCACGTCGGGTTCCATGAGCCGTACCCTTGAAATGCTGCGTGAAAGGGGAGTGCTTGACCGCAAGGGTCGCGGGCGTTACTACTTCAAGAATACAAGGTCGTCTGCGGCCAACTTGAAGGAAATCCTCTTGATTATGCGTTGCAATCCGAATGGGGATTTTAACGGGCTTGGCGAACGTGAACTGACGTTCATGCAGAAGGTGTATGCCGAGGCGCGCCGCAACAAACTTAAAGTCAAGGCGCTCGGGTATTATGAAAAAGAGGGCCTTTTTCTAGATGCCGCCGGAAACCGGGTCAGGCTGGAGGACTGCGGCGAATACTTCGGTGCCGTCGTTTCGACCATGCTGGTGTTCAATATAAGCAAACTCTTTGCCTTGCTTGCTTGCACGCGGTTCCCGATTTCGGTGTGGTGGGAACACCCGCTGTACGACATTCCCCGCGCGTTGAAAAAAGAAAAACGCTACGCGTTCTTCAATTTGGCCTTTGGTGATTTCCCGGGGCGCGCGGTGGGGCATTTCTTGAAAGAAAAGGGAATGGAGCGTGTCGCCTTTATTTCGCCTTACCACATGAGCATGTGGTCGAGGGACCGTCTGAAAGGACTCAAGGAGGTGGGGCTCGAGGTAATCGAAGCGACCGATGCGAGCCATGCGAGCCATTTTGATTTTATGCAGGAGAAAGGGGCGCATGAACTTTTTAACCGTATTTTGCTTAAGCTGGTGAAAGAGATTCCGCCTGTAGATGCGTGGGTCGTGTCTAACGACAGGGTAGGGGTGGAACTTTTGTCGCTCGTGGAGCAGGGTAAGCTCAAACGCCCGCCTTACATGGTATCGTTTGATAATTCTAACGACAGTTACCGCAACCGTCTGGATTCCTTTGAGTTCAGCCTTGACGCCCTTGCGGAACAGTCCGTATTCCACTTGATTTCCCCGGGTGTTACTTTGTACAAAAAAGACGATTTTCGTGAACTTTCGGGGCATGTCGTGGAAAAATGA
- a CDS encoding Rpn family recombination-promoting nuclease/putative transposase — MTLENSVPEFAITTSREFWEQKTYEEIKKRTYLDPLYDAAFKAFLNDEKALVSFLNGVFRFEGENRITSVTIKNTEINIIFPQVKTCKLDIRATTSNGFCINVEMQKAKHSRFIERILLQHSAFMLQSKYEWDQEFLNQSSKDLTDEERSRREASRYEIPPTFAIWVCDFPLEKQDKYRGTWAIRNEKGLTITEKVKYILYDLTRFNKTLDDIRTDEDRWLYLLKNAGTSNDLPDFDDDIIAQAIKRLLVKTASEKLLKEQAKNMVMTEEELDYLASLRVRARAEGHAEGRAAGRSEGKNEGHADAISVLQDMGFPPEKIAEAKARLDALNSSK; from the coding sequence ATGACGCTAGAAAATAGTGTACCGGAATTTGCGATTACCACCTCCCGTGAATTTTGGGAACAGAAAACCTACGAAGAAATCAAGAAGCGTACCTATCTCGACCCGCTTTACGATGCCGCATTCAAGGCATTCCTGAACGACGAAAAGGCCTTGGTCAGTTTCTTGAACGGAGTCTTCCGATTCGAAGGCGAAAATCGCATTACTTCTGTTACCATCAAGAATACGGAAATCAACATCATCTTCCCGCAAGTCAAGACGTGCAAACTCGATATCCGTGCAACGACATCAAATGGATTCTGCATAAATGTTGAAATGCAGAAGGCCAAGCACAGTCGCTTCATAGAACGCATTCTCTTGCAGCATAGTGCGTTCATGCTCCAGAGCAAGTACGAATGGGATCAGGAATTCCTCAATCAATCGTCAAAGGATCTCACCGATGAAGAACGCTCACGACGCGAAGCATCCCGTTATGAAATACCGCCTACGTTCGCTATTTGGGTCTGTGATTTTCCGCTAGAAAAACAGGACAAATATCGCGGTACCTGGGCTATCCGCAACGAAAAAGGCTTGACAATCACCGAAAAAGTGAAGTATATTTTATATGATTTAACGCGATTCAACAAGACGCTTGACGACATCAGAACCGATGAAGACCGTTGGCTTTACTTGCTCAAGAACGCAGGTACATCCAACGACCTCCCCGATTTCGATGACGATATCATCGCGCAAGCGATAAAGCGCCTTCTTGTGAAAACCGCCTCGGAAAAACTTCTCAAGGAACAGGCAAAGAACATGGTGATGACGGAAGAAGAACTCGATTATCTGGCCTCGCTGAGGGTCCGCGCCCGTGCTGAAGGTCATGCCGAAGGTCGTGCCGCAGGTCGATCCGAAGGAAAAAACGAAGGACACGCCGATGCAATCAGCGTGTTGCAAGATATGGGGTTTCCGCCGGAAAAGATTGCCGAGGCCAAGGCCAGACTTGACGCGTTGAATTCTTCGAAATAG